The proteins below are encoded in one region of Aquisphaera giovannonii:
- a CDS encoding 30S ribosomal protein S1 codes for MVDRNLLREFDVSEDELSALVTAEDGSDSLEQFLGEGQSFQIGSIVAGKVVEIVGDQVVVDVGYKSEGLVALNEWEDEPPPQPGDAVEVLLEGMEDETGEIVLSRKKAHRMRAWEMVISKYHEGDVVKGKVTRKIKGGLLVDIGVNVFLPASQVDIRRPSDIADYIDQEIECMILKIDESRRNIVVSRRKLIEITREEQKKRLLEEIEVGQVRKGTVKNIADFGAFVDLGGIDGLLHITDMSWGRINHPSDMLKIDDQLEVMVLHVDKEREKIALGLKQKSPSPWENVADKYPVGTRVTGEVVNVMSYGAFVKLEEGIEGLVHISEMSWTKRINHPSELVNIGDKIEVVVLGINKDKQEISLGMKQTQVNPWDQVAGKYPPGTMVEGTVRNLTNYGAFIEIEEGIDGLLHISDMSWTRKIGHPNELLEKGQRISCQVLNVDQDRKRIALGLKQLKEDPWETDIPGRYEPSDVVKGKVTKLTNFGVFVELEPGLEGLLHISELADHKVDSPEEVVKVGDEIEVKILRVDRGERKIGLSRKKAHWTKPGEEDVDVEAQESSESQPAKETKELKGGLGGGGPLFSMGSPSNSDNSGS; via the coding sequence ATGGTAGATCGCAATCTTCTCCGTGAGTTCGACGTCAGCGAAGACGAGCTGAGCGCCCTCGTGACCGCCGAGGACGGCAGCGATAGCCTGGAGCAGTTCCTCGGCGAGGGCCAGAGCTTCCAGATCGGTTCCATCGTCGCCGGCAAGGTCGTCGAGATCGTCGGCGACCAGGTCGTCGTGGACGTCGGCTACAAGTCCGAAGGCCTCGTCGCGCTCAACGAGTGGGAAGACGAGCCCCCGCCGCAGCCCGGCGACGCCGTCGAGGTCCTGCTCGAGGGCATGGAAGACGAGACCGGCGAGATCGTCCTCTCCCGCAAGAAGGCGCACCGGATGCGCGCCTGGGAGATGGTCATCTCGAAGTACCACGAGGGCGACGTGGTCAAGGGCAAGGTCACCCGCAAGATCAAGGGCGGCCTGCTCGTCGACATCGGCGTCAACGTCTTCCTGCCGGCCAGCCAGGTGGACATCCGCCGCCCGTCGGACATCGCCGACTACATCGATCAAGAGATCGAGTGCATGATCCTCAAGATCGACGAGAGCCGGCGCAACATCGTCGTCAGCCGCCGCAAGCTCATCGAGATCACCCGCGAGGAGCAGAAGAAGCGGCTCCTCGAGGAGATCGAGGTCGGGCAGGTGCGCAAGGGGACCGTCAAGAACATCGCCGACTTCGGCGCGTTCGTGGACCTCGGCGGCATCGACGGCCTGCTGCACATCACCGACATGAGCTGGGGCCGGATCAACCACCCCAGCGACATGCTGAAGATCGACGACCAGCTCGAGGTCATGGTCCTGCACGTGGACAAGGAGCGCGAGAAGATCGCGCTGGGCCTCAAGCAGAAGAGCCCGAGCCCGTGGGAGAACGTCGCCGACAAGTACCCGGTCGGCACGCGGGTCACCGGCGAGGTCGTCAACGTGATGAGCTACGGCGCCTTCGTGAAGCTCGAGGAGGGCATCGAGGGCCTGGTCCACATCTCCGAGATGAGCTGGACCAAGCGCATCAACCACCCGAGCGAGCTGGTCAACATCGGCGACAAGATCGAGGTGGTCGTCCTCGGCATCAACAAGGACAAGCAGGAAATCTCCCTCGGCATGAAGCAGACCCAGGTCAATCCCTGGGACCAGGTCGCCGGCAAGTACCCGCCGGGCACGATGGTGGAGGGGACCGTCCGCAACCTCACCAACTACGGCGCCTTCATCGAGATCGAGGAGGGCATCGACGGCCTGCTGCACATCTCCGACATGAGCTGGACCCGCAAGATCGGCCATCCCAACGAGCTGCTCGAGAAGGGCCAGCGGATCAGCTGCCAGGTGCTCAACGTCGACCAGGACCGCAAGCGGATCGCCCTGGGTCTCAAGCAGCTCAAGGAAGACCCGTGGGAGACCGACATCCCGGGCCGCTACGAGCCGAGCGACGTGGTGAAGGGGAAGGTCACGAAGCTCACCAACTTCGGCGTCTTCGTCGAGCTGGAGCCCGGCCTGGAGGGTCTCCTGCACATCTCCGAGCTGGCCGACCACAAGGTGGATAGCCCGGAGGAGGTGGTGAAGGTCGGCGACGAGATCGAGGTGAAGATCCTCCGCGTCGATCGCGGCGAGCGGAAGATCGGCCTCTCCCGCAAGAAGGCCCACTGGACCAAGCCCGGCGAGGAGGACGTCGACGTCGAGGCACAGGAGTCCAGCGAGTCGCAGCCCGCCAAGGAGACCAAGGAGCTCAAGGGCGGCCTCGGGGGCGGCGGCCCGCTGTTCAGCATGGGGAGCCCGTCCAACAGCGATAATTCCGGGAGCTGA
- a CDS encoding sigma-70 family RNA polymerase sigma factor, translated as MARIRRHRRDVVQSPLETYLREINEMALLTADEEKQLAYRISDGDDSARDRMVRANLRLVVNIARGYVGKGLALQDLIEEGNLGLLRAVEGFDPAVGTRFSTYASYWIKQSIKRALVNTAKPIRIPAYMVELLFKWRRMAADLQETLGRPATFEEVARELKLPKKKLAIVKKAIKVYNLVPQTDQPENGWSLGEMLMDERTRTPDVEMVEADNLRLVMNRLEEMDKREATVLRMRFGLNDAPPKTLKEIGESLGLTRERVRQIENEALGKLSASLMAD; from the coding sequence ATGGCCCGTATTCGCCGACACCGCCGTGACGTGGTCCAGAGCCCCCTGGAGACCTATCTCCGGGAGATCAACGAGATGGCCCTGCTGACCGCGGACGAGGAAAAGCAACTGGCTTATCGCATCTCCGATGGGGACGATTCGGCCCGCGATCGCATGGTCCGGGCGAACTTGCGGCTGGTGGTGAATATCGCCCGCGGCTACGTCGGGAAGGGCCTGGCGCTCCAGGACCTGATCGAGGAAGGGAACCTGGGCCTCCTCCGCGCCGTCGAGGGTTTCGACCCGGCCGTCGGCACGCGATTCAGCACGTACGCGAGCTACTGGATCAAGCAGTCGATCAAGCGGGCGCTCGTCAACACGGCGAAGCCGATCCGGATCCCCGCCTACATGGTCGAGCTGCTCTTCAAGTGGCGGAGGATGGCCGCCGACCTCCAGGAGACGCTCGGGCGTCCGGCGACCTTCGAGGAAGTCGCCCGGGAATTGAAGCTCCCGAAGAAGAAGCTGGCGATCGTGAAGAAGGCGATCAAGGTGTACAACCTCGTCCCGCAGACGGATCAGCCCGAGAACGGCTGGAGCCTGGGCGAGATGCTCATGGACGAGCGCACGCGGACTCCCGACGTGGAGATGGTCGAGGCCGACAACCTGCGGCTGGTCATGAACCGCCTCGAGGAGATGGACAAGCGCGAGGCGACCGTCCTCCGGATGCGGTTCGGCCTCAACGATGCGCCGCCGAAGACGCTGAAGGAGATCGGCGAGTCCCTCGGGCTGACCCGCGAGCGGGTGCGACAGATCGAGAACGAGGCCCTCGGCAAGCTCTCGGCCTCGCTCATGGCGGACTGA
- a CDS encoding PEP-CTERM sorting domain-containing protein (PEP-CTERM proteins occur, often in large numbers, in the proteomes of bacteria that also encode an exosortase, a predicted intramembrane cysteine proteinase. The presence of a PEP-CTERM domain at a protein's C-terminus predicts cleavage within the sorting domain, followed by covalent anchoring to some some component of the (usually Gram-negative) cell surface. Many PEP-CTERM proteins exhibit an unusual sequence composition that includes large numbers of potential glycosylation sites. Expression of one such protein has been shown restore the ability of a bacterium to form floc, a type of biofilm.), whose amino-acid sequence MCSTIPRLRAALAVLLIGSATAHADLIRPRTSRSFPDIAGDVVGSQTYTFDPASKTGTFQVVNAPQFLALGPKGSEMIDVQPDQDGTLEQTLNLKLDQNGKLIEAPGNRFQLYGTVTIRGQLYRGLLLEGTPTAFGAQPVQEGSMGPSGVFDLNMKITGGQLAQAFGSDVYFRVIAQSNSTFQGSFATDFSGDRPMTNLRALQGRLPAPVPEPAPLIVFVAATGGFAWLRRRARRTVRRPGPLSPP is encoded by the coding sequence ATGTGCAGCACCATACCCAGGCTCCGGGCCGCGCTGGCCGTGTTATTGATCGGAAGTGCGACCGCGCATGCCGACCTGATACGGCCGAGGACCTCGCGCTCGTTCCCGGACATCGCCGGCGATGTCGTCGGCTCGCAGACCTACACCTTCGATCCCGCATCGAAGACGGGGACGTTCCAGGTGGTCAACGCTCCCCAGTTCCTGGCGCTGGGGCCGAAGGGCAGCGAGATGATCGACGTCCAGCCCGACCAGGACGGGACGCTCGAACAGACGCTGAACCTCAAGCTCGACCAGAACGGCAAGCTGATCGAGGCGCCCGGCAATCGATTCCAGCTCTACGGGACCGTCACCATTCGCGGCCAGCTCTACCGCGGGCTCCTCCTTGAAGGGACGCCGACCGCGTTCGGCGCCCAGCCCGTCCAGGAGGGTTCGATGGGGCCTTCGGGCGTGTTCGACCTCAACATGAAGATCACCGGCGGCCAGCTCGCCCAGGCCTTCGGGTCGGACGTCTACTTCCGTGTGATCGCCCAGTCGAACAGCACGTTCCAGGGGAGCTTCGCCACGGATTTCTCGGGAGATCGCCCGATGACGAACCTGCGGGCACTCCAGGGCCGGCTCCCCGCTCCGGTGCCCGAGCCGGCCCCGCTGATCGTCTTCGTCGCTGCCACCGGCGGGTTCGCCTGGCTCCGTCGCCGCGCCCGCCGCACCGTCCGTCGCCCCGGGCCGCTCAGTCCGCCATGA
- a CDS encoding LysR family transcriptional regulator, with translation MTPTLVRRLTYAGAEARSFKRAAIVMKQVAGQPVSAKTIERVVRDVGLELARRRDADPRTDDSLARRPEGPPALAVVECDGGRIRTREPGHGPGVHRTSEGWRETKNACLIRARPTTSEEDPEPEPPACFADPEHVAKIAETEALSVASMASPPESPSRAGEPPEGMEMVPPADWRPKRSVRTVLSSMADSKEFGKQMAREAKRRRFPEASAKAFLGDGLAWNWSIRKRHFGEFTPILDFIHVLSYLFLVAKAVHEGPEDAWDRYLAWMRGAWRGEVGQVIEELQAWRAKLGEPPATAPDQDPRKVLAVTITYLSNNEGRMRYPEYRRSGLPVTTAWMESLVKEVNYRVKGTEMFWNDPEGAEAILQVRAAALSDDERLEAHLETRPGCPFTRRPRAPRLTRKKIRS, from the coding sequence TTGACCCCGACCCTCGTGCGACGGCTCACCTACGCCGGAGCCGAGGCCCGCTCGTTCAAGCGGGCCGCCATCGTGATGAAGCAGGTGGCCGGCCAGCCCGTCTCGGCCAAGACCATCGAGCGCGTGGTGCGCGACGTCGGCCTCGAGCTGGCCCGACGTCGGGACGCCGATCCCAGGACCGATGACTCGCTGGCACGGCGCCCCGAGGGCCCGCCGGCGCTGGCGGTGGTCGAATGCGACGGCGGCCGGATCCGCACCCGCGAGCCGGGACACGGCCCCGGCGTCCACCGCACATCCGAGGGGTGGCGAGAGACCAAGAACGCCTGCCTGATCCGGGCCCGGCCCACGACCTCCGAGGAAGACCCCGAGCCCGAGCCGCCGGCCTGCTTCGCCGACCCGGAGCACGTGGCCAAGATCGCCGAGACCGAAGCCCTGTCGGTCGCCTCCATGGCCTCGCCGCCCGAGTCGCCATCGCGGGCCGGCGAGCCCCCCGAGGGCATGGAGATGGTGCCGCCGGCCGACTGGCGGCCGAAGCGGTCGGTGCGCACCGTGCTGAGCAGCATGGCGGACTCGAAGGAGTTCGGCAAGCAGATGGCGCGGGAAGCCAAGCGGCGGCGATTCCCCGAGGCGTCAGCCAAGGCGTTCCTGGGCGATGGGCTGGCGTGGAACTGGTCGATCCGGAAGCGGCACTTCGGCGAGTTTACGCCGATCCTCGACTTCATCCACGTGCTGAGCTACCTGTTCCTGGTGGCCAAGGCCGTGCACGAGGGGCCCGAGGACGCGTGGGACCGGTACCTGGCCTGGATGCGAGGCGCATGGCGAGGGGAGGTCGGCCAGGTGATCGAGGAGTTGCAGGCCTGGCGGGCGAAGCTGGGCGAGCCGCCCGCGACCGCGCCGGATCAGGACCCGCGGAAGGTCCTGGCCGTGACGATCACCTACCTGAGCAACAACGAAGGGCGCATGAGATATCCCGAATATCGCCGGAGCGGGCTGCCGGTGACGACGGCCTGGATGGAGTCGCTCGTCAAGGAGGTGAACTACCGGGTCAAGGGGACCGAGATGTTCTGGAACGACCCGGAGGGGGCCGAGGCCATCCTCCAGGTGCGCGCCGCGGCGCTCTCGGACGACGAACGGCTGGAGGCGCACCTCGAGACACGTCCGGGCTGTCCCTTCACTCGCCGGCCACGAGCGCCCAGATTAACGCGCAAGAAAATCAGAAGCTGA
- a CDS encoding DUF3568 family protein: protein MRRAPRWPAVVALIFLEGCATVPRGAEIAATTTSFAYSTGRGSQAFGTTPSLTINALKEAMNDLEMGDIKINREVGISQVRARTKDHRSVVATIRFHQGLSTVAVRIGWFGDEPLSHALLGRVGVRLGTREAESIPAEAPSEPSGNPFFSRQAVPDYEMLRDFVEAPYRDRVVP, encoded by the coding sequence TTGCGACGAGCACCTCGGTGGCCGGCGGTCGTTGCGTTGATCTTCCTCGAGGGCTGCGCGACGGTGCCCCGGGGAGCCGAAATCGCGGCGACGACCACATCCTTCGCCTACTCGACGGGCCGAGGTTCCCAGGCCTTCGGCACCACGCCCTCGCTGACGATCAACGCCCTCAAGGAGGCGATGAACGACCTCGAGATGGGCGACATCAAGATCAATCGCGAGGTCGGCATCTCGCAAGTCCGTGCGCGGACCAAGGACCATCGATCGGTGGTCGCGACGATCCGCTTCCATCAGGGCCTGTCCACGGTGGCCGTCCGCATCGGCTGGTTCGGCGACGAGCCCCTCTCCCATGCCCTGCTCGGCCGCGTGGGCGTGAGGCTCGGGACCCGGGAGGCGGAATCGATCCCCGCCGAGGCGCCGAGCGAGCCTTCCGGCAACCCCTTCTTCTCACGCCAGGCCGTCCCCGACTACGAGATGCTGCGCGACTTCGTCGAGGCACCGTATCGGGACCGCGTCGTACCCTGA